In Fusarium oxysporum Fo47 chromosome XII, complete sequence, one DNA window encodes the following:
- a CDS encoding BTB/POZ protein, whose translation MPPRSIEVYDHSGDQRRALGNLPKTGDYCDFVIICGQARHKVHKAIICPRSDFFKAACGSGFKEAQTGEIELPDDDPFAVSMMIQYLYHQTYTIPHDLSLVREDQGFPTATSKSSAAPLRSNRHSFSGDSSAIHSLLHPPQAAPAPVPPPQEPASYDSIVPYVSLSVHYKVYALGEKYGINGLKALAVYKFETEGEDEFRSSVNYFEDFIQVMKEAYACTAEGDRPLRDAIIRMLKPKTILFEREDMKEFLKEEGLAYDLVMSYVQDNSRKGKEADIFYRY comes from the exons ATGCCCCCTCGGAGTATTGAGGTCTATGACCACTCCGGCGATCAGAGAAGAGCCCTCGGAAA CCTCCCCAAAACCGGTGACTATTGCgacttcgtcatcatctgTGGCCAGGCGCGCCACAAAGTCCACAAGGCAATCATCTGTCCTCGATCTGACTTCTTCAAAGCAGCCTGCGGCAGTGGATTCAAG GAAGCTCAGACAGGAGAGATCGAACTACCCGATGATGACCCGTTTGCCGTGAGCATGATGATCCAGTATCTCTATCATCAAACGTACACTATCCCACACGACTTGAGCCTGGTTCGGGAAGATCAGGGGTTTCCTACGGCTACTTCCAAGTCTTCAGCAGCGCCACTGAGAAGCAATCGTCATTCTTTCAGTGGCGACTCCTCTGCCATCCATTCTCTTCTGCATCCACCGCAGGCTGCCCCCGCCCCCGTCCCTCCTCCACAAGAACCAGCATCGTACGATTCTATCGTCCCCTATGTCAGCCTCAGTGTTCACTACAAAGTCTATGCACTAGGTGAAAAATACGGCATCAACGGCCTGAAGGCTCTAGCTGTTTATAAGTTCGAAACcgagggtgaagatgagTTCAGGAGCAGCGTTAACTACTTTGAGGACTTCATCCAGGTGATGAAGGAAGCATATGCCTGCACTGCCGAAGGCGATCGTCCCCTGCGCGACGCAATTATCAGAATGCTGAAACCGAAGACGATACTTTTTGAGCGGGAGGATATGAAGGAGTTCTTGAAGGAAGAGGGCTTGGCTTATGATTTGGTAATGAGCTATGTGCAGGATAATTCGCGGAAGGGAAAGGAAGCAGACATCTTCTACAGATATTAG